The following DNA comes from Sebastes umbrosus isolate fSebUmb1 chromosome 8, fSebUmb1.pri, whole genome shotgun sequence.
aaaatatacagtcaatataTCTTCCAAAGCAGGACCACATAACATCTAGATGTGATGGAACTATATTAATACTacaaagaatataaaaaaatagttgCAAGAAAGTGAAAACTAGTGTAGATATTaattttttgaaaataaaagagTATTTGTTTGGgtaaaagaatatttatttttataaatttgatTACTGTAAAATATTCAGCAACAACTATTTACAAAAATACTATGgaagaacctgccaaaatcaaaaacatattaataaataaatgactcaataaataaatatgtcattaaatgtagcaaaaataatattaaaataaatgtagccattaattaattgataaaatgtgacataaattgctatttctgttttcattttccttttatttattttatttcatttattattattttatttattttcaatttacgTTTGcatttagtctttatttatctttttattttggatttatttatttatttttgcattcatttttatatatttatttatgcatttatttatttatgcatgattttctctttgcattacataaataaatacacatttaaaaataaatacaaaatacaaaaattaatgaatgaatgaattaattaattaattaaaaataaatgcatatataaataaataaataaaaacgcaaacaattttttttttttaaataatgcaaaataattacataaataaataaataaatgaaagggaaaattaaacagaagaataaataaataagggaattaatacaaagataaataaataaagaagcaaattaaaacagaaatatcaatttatgtcacattttatcaattaattaatggctacattcattttttatattatttttgctgcatttaatgacatatttatttatttatcgagtcatttatttattttattgatttatttttgagttGAGAGTTGATTTTTGTTTGCCTGTTGAGTGAGATGGATAGttggaagtgtgtgtgcgtgcgtgcgtgcgtgcgtgcgtgcgtgcgtgcgtgcgtgcgtgcgcgcgcgcgtgcgtgcgtgcgtactTACGTCTTAGCGCTGGCCTCTAGAAACAGCAAACCTGATCAACAACAGGAAGTAGAAATCACAATTAATCTGATGTCTTGTTTTCATCTCTAATGCTCTCAGACCATAACGAGACACCACCCTCCTCCTCACCGTTCTCCTCAGCGAACTGTTTGGCCTCCTCGTACGTCACGTCTCTCTGAGCCTCCAGGTCGGCCTTGTTACCGATCAGAATGATcacctgaacacaaacacacacaggttttgtttgaaaacataaaaacgttacaaaaatgtctctttattTTAAAGTAATTGACTTTTCGgtgactaaaactatgaagcattttcatcttaaaactaaatttaaaataGCTGCCGAAATTAACACCgttcccaataataaatatataataataaagatataataatcccatgttgataagagcaatAAATACTTGACTCACTGTGTTTGGGTTGGTCAGGTTCCTGGCGTCCGTCAACCAGCTGCTCAAGTGATTATAAGTACTTCTcctgaacacacagagacacaaataaAGTTATTCATCAACAGATCAGACTAATATGAAACCAACCAAccacatgacatcatcatgtaCCTGGTGATGTCATAGACCATGAGGGCCCCGGCGGCCCCTCTGTAATAGGACCTGGTGACGGCCCTGAAGCGCTCCTGACCGGCCGTGTCCCAGATCTGCAGCTTCACCTTCTGACCGTGGACCTCCATGATCCTGGTCCCGAACTCCACCCCGATGGTGTGAGGGCAGTCCGCcatgactacacacacacacacacacacacacacacacacacacacacacacacacacacacacacacacacacacacacacacacacacacacaccaatatgACCGTTAATATCTGACACACTAGTGAGCAGTGAGAGGTGGatgacagaaagagaagaagaagaagaaaggactCACATTTTTTCTCTGTGAACTGGTGCAGCAGACACGACTTCCCTACTCCCATATCACCTGGAAacaagaggtcagaggtcacaccgTCACCACGACAACTCAAACTGTTGACGTGAATCACTTCAGTTCATTTTTTACTTGTTACACTGAGtgaaacagagtcatgaggtgAGAGGAAGTTGTTTTTCTCATTGTATATTCCCATTTACAcaggtggaaagtaactaagtacaggTAAGTAGTTTACTGAAGAACACATTTGAAATGCTTTacatgaatatttccattttctgccacATTCTAccgcactacatttatctgacagattgagttactttacaaattaagatttttacacacaaaacacatgaagATTTCATAAAGTCAGATGTTTAGTTATAAATTAAACTTCCCAAACAGCTGAAActattaatccattaatcaattaatccattaatcaattaatcaacttgttgattgacagaaaattaatgtgAAACTATTTTGCTGTTTGAAGTCGTTTATCCTGTAAAaccatttaaatgttccatggttatatataatgtataataatgttattaatgttaatgtattagtaataatgttgaggactaaacaaacattgtgatggtgtcactttgggctctgggtcACTGTGACACCATTTATCactattttcaatatttttacaaaccaatcaatccattaatggagaaaataatcagcacattaatccataatgaaaataatcattagttaataccagctcaacaactacaacagtaaCATGCtgattttacattaatgcagtgcagtaaaaagtgaaatgtttcCATCTGAGATGGAGTAGAAGTGGAAAGTAggagaacatggaaatactcaggtTAAGTACCTCACAACTGTACTGGAGTAACAGTACTTAGTTTGATGTGTAGTTTGTAATGAGGACCCAGATGATGTTGATCTTTAGAAACAGCTTCAGTGTTAATAAATCAAACTCACCGATGATGATGTATTTGAAGATGTAGGAGTAGTTGTAAGGTGCAGCTGTCATCTTGATActgggaggaaaagaaagaaggatTTAAGAGTTTAAATAAAACTCAGAGTTCAGACAGACAATCCACATCAGCCCACATCAGTCCACATCGGCCCACATCCTGTCTGAGAGTCACGACGCTGAAGTCAGCTCCTGATTCACTAGTTGAGGTCGTGGTTGCACCGTAATAACACATTCTGAGccgacacatacacacacactgttgacgGTCCGCTGCCAGCCCTCTCTGACCTTTAAATGGTGCTACGATGTCCCGGGTGCCTCCGGACCCGATCTAACTACATATCCACTTATATGATATTGGTGCTTCGGGCTTATTAATATcgttaatatgtatatatgcttGAATACAGGTTGGTGTGTGCCGGTGTTCACTAGTCTTGGAATTATAAACGTAATAATTATTACaatttcattattttgacatgtttttatccATCTTTTAAACTgctcatttatttatctgttctttatttatctattcttttttgAAAATACTGTTTTATCTACAAAGCGAGGCCCTGcagaaaaggtttgggaaccacGGAGTTGAGGGGAAAGTTAAACTTAATTTACATAAGCGACCGATTCtccgttttttgttttgctcctCTTTCTAGCGTTTTCAAAATGATTATCGATGAATATTGAGTGTCAATACGTCAATGAATATTAGAAATGGTTTCAATACTCATATTCCACAGTATCGATACACATGCcaactgctctctctcctccccagcAGCGAATTGACGGACACAggtatttatcttttaataaaaatctaaaatgttatgccCTCAATGTTGAGAAAAATGGTATTAaatatcgatatttttcaaggtattttAATGAAGTTGGAAATTCCAGTATTGTGACACACTACCTCTTACTGTTGTGAAAGCCTGTTAGACTCTTTAGGTAAAGTTTCAACGCCGTCTGAAAAGTTTCAGATCTCTAAAAGCTTAAAAAAGGAAGCGAAAAAAGAGATTTCACTGTTTTTTCACATCTACACCACATTGGACCATGTCCAGATCAAAAACCACgggtgtatttatttatgtaatgcaaagagaaaatcatgcataaataaataaataaattaagaataaatgcaaaaacaaattaatacattgaaaataaataaaataataataaataaaataaaataaataaaaggaaaatgaaaacagaaatagcaatttatgtcacattttatcaattaattaatggctacatttattttaatattatttttgctacatttaatgacgtttatttattgagtcatttatttattaatgtttttgattttggcaggttcctcCATAGTATTATAGTGATTAAAGAGCTAACTGCTGCTAGCTCTGTTAGCCTGTTACCAGTCTGCTCGTCTGTTAGCCATCACGTCCAAATCTGGACCAGATGATCACAGAGACTCTTTAAAACAGTCATGTTGTGGAAACATTGCTATTTTTCGCATTTTCACAAATAGAATAAAGGTTTCACAAATGTGAAACTGTATCCTAAAGAGTCTCTGACTTCTCTGGGATCATCTGGTCCAGATTCGACCAGGCCAAGTGAAGTGGTTTTTCATCTGGACCTGGTCTAAAGGGTCTACATGTGAAAACAAGCAGTGAAATCTCCCCGAAGCAGCCGGCTAGGCTAACGCACAGCTAGGCTAACGCACAGCTGGTATAACGCACAGCtaggctaacacacagctagGCTAACGCACAGCTGGTATAACGCACAGCtaggctaacacacagctagGCTAACGCACAGCTGGTATAACGCACAGCtaggctaacacacagctaggctaacacacagctagGCTAACGCACAGCTGGTATAACGCACAGCTAGGC
Coding sequences within:
- the LOC119492913 gene encoding ras-related protein Rab-14-like is translated as MTAAPYNYSYIFKYIIIGDMGVGKSCLLHQFTEKKFMADCPHTIGVEFGTRIMEVHGQKVKLQIWDTAGQERFRAVTRSYYRGAAGALMVYDITRRSTYNHLSSWLTDARNLTNPNTVIILIGNKADLEAQRDVTYEEAKQFAEENGLLFLEASAKTGENVEEAFLEAAKRIYQNIQDGSLDLNAAESGVQHKPSAPQGGRLNTDSQPAKEGCSC